The following proteins come from a genomic window of Elusimicrobiota bacterium:
- a CDS encoding insulinase family protein, producing MRPPRFLNTALLMSLPLAAAAANVNVLPNGLRYVVIEDHAAPVVSLQIWVRCGGVNEAGPTSGVSHFLEHMIFKGTDKVSANEISKIVESNGGSINAATGGETTHYYIDMPSDKWETAFDILSESVLRPAFPPEEFEKERKVILEEIKRRNDDPQSDLWDGFLEALYTHTPYRQRVIGSVESITAMTRDRMVDQHRLYYVAKNMVVVVAGDVRRAAVEKKIRALYGTLPRTAPPPPPPLIEPPAENTEVRFIRRPAKQAHVAVGFVGPTLNDLDQVAMDLLATVLGGGQSSRLYQALREEKRSVWSVSASFITHAGSGAFGIFAECPPEKARSLANDIYFLLHEAQYNGFSAEEVARAKAQLRSAWQFGQETYHGQASQWGFFTALGRPIMVREYIKRLDAATPDDLRRVLGAYTLGRPLAGVAVLPAEAGR from the coding sequence GTGCGCCCCCCGCGCTTCCTGAACACGGCCCTGCTCATGTCCCTCCCCCTTGCCGCCGCCGCGGCCAACGTCAACGTGTTGCCCAACGGTCTTCGGTACGTTGTGATTGAAGACCACGCCGCCCCCGTGGTGTCCCTGCAAATTTGGGTCCGTTGCGGCGGTGTGAACGAGGCCGGCCCCACCTCCGGCGTGTCCCATTTCCTGGAGCACATGATCTTCAAGGGCACCGACAAAGTATCCGCCAATGAAATCTCGAAAATCGTGGAATCCAACGGCGGGTCGATCAACGCGGCCACCGGGGGGGAAACCACCCACTATTACATCGACATGCCCTCCGACAAATGGGAAACGGCCTTTGACATTCTATCGGAATCCGTCCTGCGCCCGGCCTTCCCTCCGGAGGAATTCGAAAAAGAGCGGAAGGTCATCCTGGAGGAGATCAAGCGGCGCAACGACGACCCGCAATCCGACCTGTGGGATGGGTTTTTGGAAGCCTTGTATACCCACACTCCCTATCGACAGCGGGTGATCGGGTCGGTCGAAAGCATCACCGCCATGACGCGCGACCGCATGGTCGACCAACACCGACTTTATTACGTGGCGAAAAACATGGTCGTCGTCGTGGCGGGCGATGTCCGCCGCGCCGCCGTGGAAAAGAAAATCCGCGCTCTGTACGGGACGTTGCCGCGCACCGCCCCGCCGCCCCCGCCCCCCTTGATCGAACCCCCGGCCGAAAACACCGAGGTGCGCTTTATCCGTCGGCCCGCCAAGCAAGCGCATGTGGCGGTGGGGTTTGTCGGTCCCACCCTGAACGATTTGGACCAGGTCGCCATGGACCTCTTGGCCACGGTGCTGGGCGGGGGCCAGAGTTCGCGTCTTTACCAGGCCCTGCGGGAGGAAAAGCGGTCGGTGTGGTCGGTGAGCGCCAGTTTCATCACCCACGCGGGGTCCGGGGCCTTCGGGATTTTCGCCGAGTGCCCGCCGGAAAAGGCGCGTTCCCTCGCCAACGACATTTATTTCTTGCTGCACGAAGCCCAATACAACGGGTTCAGCGCCGAGGAAGTGGCGCGCGCCAAAGCCCAATTGCGCAGCGCCTGGCAATTCGGCCAGGAGACCTACCACGGCCAAGCTTCCCAGTGGGGGTTCTTCACGGCCCTGGGCCGCCCGATCATGGTTCGGGAGTACATCAAGCGCCTCGACGCCGCGACCCCCGACGATCTGCGCCGGGTGCTCGGTGCCTACACCCTCGGCCGTCCCCTCGCCGGGGTGGCCGTCCTCCCCGCGGAAGCGGGCCGCTGA